In Scyliorhinus torazame isolate Kashiwa2021f chromosome 19, sScyTor2.1, whole genome shotgun sequence, a single genomic region encodes these proteins:
- the LOC140396003 gene encoding uncharacterized protein: protein MDGSMSREVVEESRIPGSANGVGAKYRRPLDVGGGSGYYRPSGRALGGEGSYHRPMGRALGGDGGYYRPMGRLSGADGRIRNSGHLHRGDRRSFGRRFERKPMEGSVNGFARRWKPRPMGREGPGGRVPRARDGDGEESPTSPDEGSGGAGEEEEEVDEQQQQRWTLFKPPATFPVDSSSARTVPRISYASKVKENLSLETAAAGGGSDDSTGSESAPRLGQGLGAIFHNQWGLSFITEPGPGGESSKAQHQAELNSGQPPDPGRLAGPGPDCPPVNRLNPGCERWRGPAPLELQDVVLYFSTEWDRIWERHKREPSAVVLYEESLDTAGLKD from the exons ATGGACGGCTCGATGAGTCGCGAGGTGGTGGAGGAGTCTAGGATCCCAGGCTCGGCAAACGGTGTTGGTGCCAAGTATCGGCGCCCACTGGACGTCGGCGGTGGGAGCGGCTACTACCGTCCTTCGGGCCGTGCCCTTGGGGGAGAGGGCAGCTACCACCGGCCCATGGGGAGGGCCCTGGGAGGCGATGGCGGATACTATCGGCCCATGGGGCGGCTGTCGGGGGCAGACGGCAGGATCAGAAACAGCGGTCACCTGCACCGGGGCGACAGGAGGAGCTTTGGCCGTCGATTCGAGAGGAAGCCCATGGAAGGATCAGTGAATGGCTTTGCCCGTCGGTGGAAACCCAGGCCCATGGGGAGGGAGGGCCCAGGTGGACGGGTGCCCAGGGCCCGGGACGGTGATGGGGAAGAGTCACCGACCTCTCCGGATgaggggagcggcggggctggggaagaggaggaggaggtggacgaaCAGCAGCAGCAGCGTTGGACGCTGTTCAAACCCCCCGCCacgttccccgtggacagcagcagTGCCAGAACGGTTCCGCGCATCAGCTACGCCAGCAAGGTGAAGGAGAATCTGAGCCTGGAgacagcagcagcagggggaggcaGCGACGACAGCACTGGCAGCGAATCGGCCCCCAGGCTGGGCCAGGGCCTGGGGGCAATCTTTCACAACCAATGGGGCCTGTCGTTCATCACGGAGCCTGGCCCTGGCGGCGAGAGCTCCAAGGCCCAGCATCAGGCCGAACTGAACTCGGGGCAGCCACCGGATCCCGGCCGCCTGGCGGGCCCAGGTCCCGACTGCCCCCCTGTAAACAGACTGAACCCCGGCTGTGAGCGGTGGAGGGGGCCTGCCCCACTCGAGCTCCAGGACGTCGTCCTCTATTTCTCCACAG AATGGGATCGGATTTGGGAGAGACACAAACGAG AGCCCTCCGCAGTCGTGCTGTATGAAGAATCACTGGACACAGCTGGTCTGAAAGACTGA